A part of Clostridiales bacterium genomic DNA contains:
- a CDS encoding YebC/PmpR family DNA-binding transcriptional regulator, whose product MSGHSKWHNIQARKGKQDAARGRMFTKIGKELLVAAKEGGGNPDANSKLKDTIAKAKAVNMPMDTIMRAIKRGTGEGENIVYEEINYEGYGPAGVAIIVNALTDNKNRTASNVRHTFERSGGSLGASGCVSWMFERKGILVVEKKDGIDEDELMMEAIDAGAEDFNSDGDIFEITTSPEDFSSVRQALENKEIGFISAEISMVPNNNVTLDAENAEKVEKLIDRLEEDDDVQNVWHNAEFPEGWGE is encoded by the coding sequence ATGTCAGGACATTCAAAATGGCATAATATACAGGCGAGGAAGGGCAAACAGGATGCTGCTCGCGGGAGGATGTTTACAAAGATAGGTAAAGAACTATTAGTAGCCGCAAAAGAAGGCGGAGGAAATCCCGATGCGAATTCTAAATTGAAGGATACTATTGCAAAGGCCAAAGCGGTAAACATGCCGATGGATACGATAATGCGGGCGATAAAGAGAGGAACGGGGGAAGGAGAAAACATAGTTTATGAGGAAATAAACTATGAAGGTTACGGACCGGCCGGAGTTGCCATTATTGTCAACGCATTGACGGATAATAAAAACAGAACGGCTTCCAATGTAAGGCATACATTCGAAAGAAGCGGCGGAAGTCTTGGAGCCAGCGGTTGTGTATCATGGATGTTTGAAAGAAAGGGTATTTTAGTCGTTGAGAAAAAAGACGGGATAGATGAAGATGAACTTATGATGGAAGCGATAGATGCAGGCGCGGAAGATTTTAATTCTGACGGCGACATTTTTGAGATCACGACATCTCCGGAGGATTTTTCATCCGTGCGTCAAGCCCTTGAAAACAAGGAAATAGGATTTATTTCTGCGGAGATATCCATGGTGCCTAATAATAATGTGACACTCGATGCTGAAAATGCTGAGAAAGTTGAAAAACTTATTGACAGGCTTGAGGAAGACGATGATGTTCAAAACGTCTGGCATAATGCAGAATTCCCTGAAGGATGGGGAGAATAA
- a CDS encoding DUF1540 domain-containing protein has translation MEGRIKKDDNPINRVKCVVNTCHYYGMGDHCTAEHIEIQSPNSWDSQTTDCATFVPENK, from the coding sequence ATGGAAGGCAGAATCAAAAAGGATGACAATCCGATAAACAGAGTCAAATGCGTGGTTAATACATGCCATTATTACGGAATGGGCGATCATTGTACCGCAGAGCATATTGAGATACAATCACCAAATTCCTGGGATTCCCAAACGACGGACTGTGCAACATTTGTACCTGAGAATAAATAA
- the ruvC gene encoding crossover junction endodeoxyribonuclease RuvC — protein MIILGIDPGIAILGYGVIKYEKDKLYMINYGALITKPSSTMPERLSILYRGLKDIINKYKPDDLAVEELFFNKNVKTALTVGHARGVSLLCAYEAGLNIFEYTPLQVKQSIVGYGRADKMQIQQMVKAILGLKTIPKPDDAADALAIAICHAHSSHVPDMFRIK, from the coding sequence ATGATAATACTTGGAATCGATCCTGGTATTGCAATACTTGGCTATGGTGTTATAAAATATGAAAAGGATAAGCTTTATATGATAAATTATGGCGCATTGATTACAAAGCCGAGTTCGACGATGCCTGAAAGGCTTTCCATATTATACAGGGGATTAAAAGATATAATAAATAAATATAAACCGGATGATCTGGCAGTTGAGGAATTATTTTTCAATAAAAACGTCAAGACGGCTCTAACTGTTGGACATGCAAGGGGGGTTTCGCTGCTTTGCGCATATGAGGCAGGCCTTAATATATTCGAATATACGCCGCTTCAGGTAAAGCAATCCATTGTAGGTTATGGAAGAGCGGATAAAATGCAAATACAGCAGATGGTAAAAGCTATATTGGGTCTAAAAACCATTCCGAAGCCCGATGACGCGGCCGACGCTTTAGCGATAGCTATATGCCATGCTCATTCAAGCCATGTACCGGATATGTTCAGGATAAAATAG